A genomic segment from Bradyrhizobium sp. ISRA430 encodes:
- the guaA gene encoding glutamine-hydrolyzing GMP synthase, which produces MTAAQNARESSTPSVASAHDKILIIDFGSQVTQLIARRVREDGVYCEIVPFNKAEEAFKEMKPKAVILSGGPESVHEAGSPRAPQLIFASGVPVMGICYGQMTMAAQLGGEVEGGHHREFGRADVEVKAESKLFEDIWSLGGKHQVWMSHGDRITKMPPGFTVAGTSPNTPFAVIQDEQRKYYGLMFHPEVVHTPDGAKLIRNFVRKIAGLSGDWTMRAFREEEIQKIRAQVGKGRVICGLSGGVDSAVAAVLIHEAIGDQLTCVFVDHGLMRLNEAETVVDLFRHHYNIPLVHVDASKQFLGELEGVTDPEVKRKTIGRLFIEVFEQEAKKIGGADFLAQGTLYPDVIESVSFTGGPSVTIKSHHNVGGLPERMNMKLVEPLRELFKDEVRKLGRELGLPEIFVGRHPFPGPGLAIRCPGEITREKLEILRQADAVYIDQIRKAGLYDEIWQAFAVLLPVKTVGVMGDGRTYDYVVGLRAVTSTDGMTADFYQFDMKFLGETATRIINEVKGVNRVVYDVTSKPPGTIEWE; this is translated from the coding sequence ATGACAGCAGCACAGAACGCCCGCGAGTCGTCGACGCCCTCGGTGGCCTCGGCGCACGACAAGATTCTCATCATCGATTTCGGCAGCCAGGTGACGCAGCTCATCGCCCGTCGCGTGCGCGAGGACGGCGTCTATTGCGAGATCGTTCCGTTCAACAAGGCCGAAGAGGCCTTCAAGGAGATGAAGCCGAAAGCGGTGATCCTCTCCGGCGGCCCGGAATCGGTGCATGAGGCCGGTTCGCCCCGCGCGCCGCAGCTCATCTTCGCCTCCGGCGTGCCAGTGATGGGCATCTGCTACGGCCAGATGACCATGGCGGCCCAGTTAGGGGGCGAGGTCGAGGGCGGCCACCACCGCGAATTCGGCCGCGCCGACGTCGAGGTGAAGGCCGAGAGCAAGCTGTTCGAGGACATCTGGTCGCTCGGCGGCAAGCATCAGGTCTGGATGAGTCATGGCGACCGCATCACCAAGATGCCGCCGGGCTTCACCGTCGCCGGCACCTCGCCGAACACGCCGTTCGCGGTGATCCAGGACGAGCAGCGCAAATATTACGGCCTGATGTTCCACCCCGAGGTGGTGCACACGCCCGATGGTGCAAAACTCATCCGCAATTTCGTGCGCAAGATCGCCGGCCTTTCCGGCGACTGGACCATGCGCGCCTTCCGCGAGGAAGAGATCCAGAAGATCCGCGCGCAAGTCGGCAAGGGCAGGGTGATCTGCGGCCTGTCCGGCGGTGTCGATTCAGCGGTCGCCGCCGTCTTGATCCACGAGGCGATCGGCGACCAGCTCACCTGCGTCTTCGTCGATCACGGCCTGATGCGCCTCAACGAGGCCGAGACGGTGGTCGACCTATTCCGCCACCACTACAACATCCCGCTCGTGCACGTGGACGCCTCGAAGCAGTTTCTCGGCGAGCTCGAAGGCGTCACCGATCCGGAAGTGAAGCGCAAGACCATCGGCCGCCTCTTCATCGAGGTGTTCGAGCAAGAGGCGAAGAAGATCGGCGGCGCCGACTTCCTCGCGCAAGGCACGCTCTATCCCGACGTGATCGAGAGCGTCTCCTTCACCGGCGGTCCCTCGGTGACGATCAAGTCGCACCATAATGTCGGCGGTCTTCCCGAGCGCATGAACATGAAGCTCGTCGAGCCCTTGCGCGAGCTGTTCAAGGACGAGGTGCGCAAGCTCGGTCGCGAGCTCGGCCTGCCTGAGATCTTCGTCGGCCGCCACCCGTTCCCGGGCCCGGGCCTTGCCATCCGCTGCCCCGGCGAGATCACCAGGGAGAAGCTCGAGATCCTGCGTCAGGCCGACGCCGTCTACATCGACCAGATCCGGAAAGCAGGTCTCTACGACGAAATCTGGCAGGCTTTTGCGGTGCTGCTCCCCGTAAAAACCGTCGGCGTCATGGGCGACGGCCGCACCTACGACTACGTGGTCGGCTTGCGCGCCGTCACCTCGACCGACGGCATGACCGCGGACTTCTACCAGTTCGATATGAAGTTCTTAGGTGAGACCGCGACACGCATCATCAACGAGGTGAAGGGCGTGAACCGGGTGGTGTACGACGTGACCAGCAAGCCGCCTGGGACGATTGAGTGGGAGTGA
- a CDS encoding DHCW motif cupin fold protein: MKLPTSPFTVTDWGQVAPAVHPGETGQALWRTLNIGDLRVRMVEYSPGYLADHWCDRGHVLYVVQGELDTELRDGRRFKLTAGMSYQVSDFGDAAHRSSTATGATLFIVD, translated from the coding sequence ATGAAACTCCCGACCTCCCCCTTTACTGTCACCGACTGGGGCCAGGTTGCGCCGGCGGTGCATCCTGGCGAGACCGGGCAGGCGTTGTGGCGGACGCTCAACATCGGTGATCTCCGCGTGCGGATGGTCGAATATTCGCCGGGCTATCTCGCCGATCACTGGTGCGACCGCGGGCACGTGCTCTACGTGGTGCAGGGCGAGCTCGACACCGAGCTGCGCGACGGGCGCAGGTTCAAGCTCACGGCGGGGATGAGCTACCAGGTCTCGGATTTCGGCGATGCCGCGCATCGCTCGTCGACCGCCACCGGCGCGACGCTGTTCATCGTAGATTGA
- a CDS encoding cold-shock protein produces MAMGTVKWFNNQKGFGFIQPDDGNKDVFVHISAVERAGLSTLNEGQKISFDIVADRRSGKSSADNLRVG; encoded by the coding sequence ATGGCTATGGGTACCGTGAAGTGGTTCAACAACCAAAAGGGTTTTGGCTTCATCCAGCCAGATGACGGCAACAAGGACGTGTTCGTCCACATCAGCGCGGTGGAGCGCGCCGGCCTCAGCACCCTCAACGAAGGCCAGAAGATCTCGTTCGACATCGTCGCAGACCGCCGGAGCGGCAAGTCCTCCGCTGACAATCTCCGCGTCGGCTAA
- a CDS encoding RsmB/NOP family class I SAM-dependent RNA methyltransferase, with translation MTPAARLSAAIELIDTIEKDRVPAAKALKEWGTAHRFAGSGDRAAIAGLVWDVLRRYASSAFLMDADTARARLIGMLRLERNVDTATMAALFDGSRFAPAPLTEAEQAALASRSLKGAPAAVAGDYPEWLDPHFAKVFGEDRAAEATAMASRAPLDLRVNTLKSNRDKALRALAHLHAKPTPWSATGLRIELSADSRNPGIQAEEDFIKGGIEVQDEGSQLAAAFTAAKPGEQVIDLCAGAGGKTLALAALMQGKGRLIATDRDKRQLAPIHERLSRAGVHNADVRTPKGEADPLSDIRSSADLVVIDAPCTGTGTWRRNPDAKWRMRPGALEIRLRDQAEVLERAVPLVKAGGRIAYITCSVLSEENGEQVRAFVERHPEFSVVPPEQTASVLWDKAEDFAKAALQSGEGWLMTPRRTGTDGFFVSVMKKAG, from the coding sequence ATGACCCCCGCTGCCCGGCTGTCCGCGGCCATCGAACTGATCGACACCATAGAGAAAGACCGCGTGCCCGCGGCCAAGGCGCTGAAGGAGTGGGGCACCGCGCACCGCTTTGCCGGCTCGGGCGACCGCGCCGCGATTGCCGGCCTCGTCTGGGATGTGCTGCGCCGCTACGCCTCGAGCGCGTTCCTGATGGACGCCGACACCGCGCGGGCGCGGCTGATCGGCATGCTGCGTCTCGAGCGCAACGTGGATACGGCGACGATGGCCGCGCTGTTCGACGGCAGCCGCTTTGCGCCGGCGCCGCTGACGGAGGCGGAGCAGGCGGCGCTGGCCTCGCGTTCCCTGAAGGGTGCCCCGGCCGCGGTCGCCGGCGATTATCCGGAATGGCTCGACCCGCATTTTGCAAAAGTGTTCGGCGAGGACCGCGCCGCGGAAGCGACCGCGATGGCGAGCCGGGCGCCGCTGGATCTGCGCGTCAACACGCTAAAATCCAATCGCGACAAGGCGCTGCGCGCGCTTGCTCATCTTCATGCGAAGCCGACGCCGTGGTCGGCGACCGGCCTGCGCATCGAGCTTTCGGCCGATTCGCGCAATCCCGGCATCCAGGCCGAGGAGGATTTCATCAAGGGCGGCATTGAAGTGCAGGATGAAGGCTCGCAGCTTGCGGCCGCTTTCACCGCGGCAAAACCCGGCGAGCAGGTGATCGATCTCTGCGCCGGTGCCGGCGGCAAGACGCTGGCGCTCGCGGCCCTCATGCAGGGCAAGGGCCGGCTGATCGCGACCGACCGCGACAAGCGCCAGCTCGCCCCGATCCACGAGCGGCTGTCGCGCGCCGGTGTCCACAACGCCGATGTCCGCACGCCCAAGGGTGAGGCCGATCCGCTCTCCGACATCCGCAGCTCGGCCGATCTCGTCGTGATCGACGCGCCCTGCACGGGAACCGGCACCTGGCGCCGCAACCCCGACGCCAAATGGCGCATGCGCCCCGGCGCGCTGGAGATCCGCCTGCGCGACCAGGCCGAGGTGCTGGAGCGCGCCGTGCCGCTGGTGAAGGCGGGCGGCCGCATCGCCTACATCACCTGCTCGGTGCTTTCAGAGGAAAACGGCGAGCAGGTGAGGGCGTTCGTCGAACGCCATCCCGAATTTTCCGTCGTGCCACCGGAGCAGACCGCAAGCGTGCTCTGGGACAAGGCCGAGGATTTCGCGAAGGCCGCGCTGCAGTCGGGCGAAGGCTGGCTGATGACGCCGCGCCGGACGGGGACGGATGGGTTCTTCGTCTCGGTGATGAAGAAGGCTGGTTGA
- a CDS encoding MAPEG family protein — MSVQMVLLPVFVQVALTFALLIWMVLARRRALVSGETKIRDIALGEPNWPKGATQIANCYRNQFELPVLFYALIALALPLRHADLFIVLMSWVFVVARFAHAAVFVSTNDLGRRSTIWLAGVLVLLAMWIYFALRILLLI; from the coding sequence ATGTCCGTTCAGATGGTTCTGCTGCCGGTTTTCGTGCAGGTCGCCCTGACCTTCGCGCTCCTGATCTGGATGGTGCTGGCGCGCCGGCGCGCGCTGGTCTCTGGCGAAACCAAGATCCGCGACATTGCGCTGGGCGAGCCGAACTGGCCGAAGGGTGCCACACAAATCGCCAATTGCTACCGCAACCAGTTCGAGCTGCCGGTGCTGTTCTATGCCCTGATTGCGCTGGCGCTTCCCTTACGCCATGCCGATCTCTTCATCGTGCTGATGTCCTGGGTGTTCGTGGTGGCGCGCTTTGCCCATGCCGCCGTCTTCGTCTCCACGAACGATCTCGGCCGGCGCTCGACGATCTGGCTTGCCGGCGTGCTCGTGCTGCTCGCGATGTGGATCTACTTCGCGCTGCGGATTTTGTTGCTGATCTGA